In Thalassotalea fonticola, a single genomic region encodes these proteins:
- a CDS encoding ABC transporter ATP-binding protein → MITFNNISRSFIGDEVETVAIDKMSLTIKKGEFLSVLGPSGCGKSTLLNVLGMLDSIDQGEFKFQTHQVETSSEKQRAQLRKNNIGFIFQSFNLIDELTVEQNIELPLYYHKVAKDERKRLVDQVLQRVDITHRRKHLPAKLSGGQQQRVAIARAIVTKPALILADEPTGNLDSKNSVQVMELLQQLNKAGSTIVMVTHAPEHVHYGTRVLELLDGKIVKDEHIASFTDISEVACG, encoded by the coding sequence ATGATCACATTTAACAATATCAGCCGTTCATTCATCGGCGATGAAGTAGAAACTGTTGCCATCGACAAAATGAGTTTAACTATAAAAAAAGGCGAGTTCTTGTCAGTTTTAGGCCCTTCGGGTTGTGGAAAATCGACATTACTTAACGTATTAGGCATGCTAGACAGTATCGATCAAGGCGAATTTAAGTTTCAAACACATCAAGTTGAAACAAGCAGTGAAAAACAACGAGCACAATTGCGTAAAAACAATATTGGCTTTATTTTTCAAAGCTTTAACTTAATTGATGAGCTAACCGTAGAGCAGAATATTGAACTGCCTCTGTATTACCATAAAGTAGCTAAAGATGAACGTAAGCGGTTAGTCGATCAAGTATTGCAAAGAGTTGATATTACTCATCGTCGAAAGCATTTACCTGCTAAATTGTCGGGTGGTCAGCAACAACGAGTTGCCATAGCACGAGCTATCGTTACAAAGCCGGCATTAATATTGGCTGATGAGCCTACCGGTAACCTTGATTCAAAAAATTCAGTGCAAGTAATGGAACTATTACAGCAACTTAATAAGGCCGGTTCGACCATTGTCATGGTGACCCATGCACCAGAACATGTACATTATGGAACTCGTGTACTGGAACTACTCGATGGTAAAATTGTAAAAGATGAACATATCGCAAGTTTCACTGATATCTCGGAGGTGGCTTGTGGTTAA
- a CDS encoding efflux RND transporter periplasmic adaptor subunit, giving the protein MDKPLSKKAIKVNYKKIFSILFVFGIAGIVYASNNTSSDTGKTYNVSIKNLVISKVTQAQFAEYLPLRGTVEPEDMVFIDAIDGGRVEEIFTQEGALVEKGQPILKLSNTNLQLNVLAREAEVSEQINNMRNTRLALEQNQLKLKRDVIELDFEVLRLEKEFARIQTLTQQKLISIQAFEKVQDELAFQLKYRELVKESQEKEALLQTQQLAQLAQSIKTLESNLAISRSSLDKLIIRAPSSGQLTFLDAKVGESKSNGQRLGRVDLIEQYKVSAQVDEFYVSRVFKGQNATFNINQQDYELSVAKVYPGIENGTFKIDFLLPEQAFTKQLRLGQSLQLKFNLSSSESKLQIANGGFLQNTAGSWLFVLDEQNNSASKRNVRLGRKNPQVIEVVSGLQPGERVITSSYASFIDAESLQLSSN; this is encoded by the coding sequence ATGGACAAACCACTAAGCAAGAAAGCAATTAAAGTAAATTATAAAAAAATATTTTCTATTTTATTTGTCTTTGGAATCGCTGGCATTGTTTATGCCTCGAACAATACATCAAGCGATACAGGAAAAACCTATAACGTATCAATAAAAAATTTAGTGATTAGTAAAGTTACACAAGCACAATTTGCAGAATATCTACCTTTACGTGGCACTGTTGAACCAGAAGATATGGTATTTATCGATGCAATAGACGGCGGCCGAGTTGAAGAAATATTCACTCAAGAAGGCGCACTTGTTGAGAAAGGCCAGCCAATACTTAAATTGAGCAATACCAACTTACAACTGAATGTTTTGGCGCGAGAAGCTGAAGTTTCAGAGCAAATAAACAACATGCGTAATACACGATTAGCCCTAGAACAAAACCAATTAAAACTTAAGCGTGATGTTATTGAACTCGATTTTGAAGTACTTAGATTGGAAAAGGAATTTGCCCGTATACAAACATTAACGCAGCAAAAATTAATTTCTATCCAAGCATTTGAAAAAGTACAAGACGAACTAGCATTTCAATTAAAGTACCGAGAATTAGTCAAAGAAAGTCAAGAAAAAGAAGCATTACTGCAAACACAACAACTTGCGCAATTAGCGCAAAGTATTAAAACACTAGAAAGCAATCTAGCCATATCAAGATCGAGTTTAGATAAATTGATAATTCGTGCCCCAAGCTCAGGGCAACTAACGTTTTTAGATGCCAAAGTTGGTGAATCTAAAAGCAATGGGCAGCGCCTTGGACGAGTTGATTTAATTGAACAATATAAAGTAAGTGCACAGGTTGATGAATTTTACGTTAGCCGAGTATTTAAAGGTCAAAATGCGACGTTCAACATTAACCAGCAAGACTATGAGCTTTCAGTGGCAAAAGTTTACCCTGGTATTGAAAACGGTACGTTCAAAATCGACTTTCTGTTGCCTGAGCAGGCATTCACTAAGCAGTTAAGACTTGGTCAAAGTTTACAGCTTAAGTTCAATCTTTCATCAAGCGAATCAAAACTGCAAATAGCGAATGGCGGATTTTTACAAAATACCGCAGGTAGCTGGTTGTTTGTTCTTGATGAACAAAATAATTCTGCGAGCAAACGTAATGTACGTTTAGGAAGAAAAAACCCGCAAGTCATCGAAGTAGTTTCAGGCTTACAACCTGGCGAGCGAGTAATTACTTCGTCTTATGCCAGCTTTATTGATGCGGAAAGCTTACAGCTTTCAAGCAACTAA
- a CDS encoding type 1 glutamine amidotransferase domain-containing protein: MLKRMLQQQTSMKYHALWIMLAMSFYFICGSVIAAQVSGAKQDIVNDKVLIVVSSDKYGYWLPEVLEPYQILQQAGFEIDIASPKGGEGTARGSSRLSNKQKKWFENSTLQNKLLQSMPLAIIDSNQYIAIYFAGGAGPMFDLVNEYDAQRVTREIYEAGGIVSADCHGPAALLNVKLSNGQRLIADKEVTGKSNIEEGRWALSNYPFLLEDKLTEVSKKYSAKGKGKVHVVVDQRVITGQNPASAAPMAEALLSQLSLLVAIIK, translated from the coding sequence ATGCTAAAACGTATGCTGCAACAACAAACATCAATGAAATACCACGCCCTGTGGATCATGCTTGCTATGTCTTTTTACTTTATTTGCGGCAGTGTTATTGCTGCGCAAGTGAGTGGAGCAAAACAAGACATTGTTAATGATAAGGTGCTTATTGTTGTATCCAGTGACAAATATGGTTATTGGTTACCAGAAGTACTAGAGCCTTATCAAATATTACAACAGGCGGGTTTTGAAATAGATATCGCCAGCCCTAAGGGTGGTGAAGGAACCGCGAGAGGTTCGTCTCGATTGTCTAATAAGCAAAAAAAGTGGTTTGAAAACTCTACCTTACAAAATAAATTGTTACAGAGCATGCCATTAGCAATCATAGATAGTAATCAGTATATCGCCATATATTTTGCCGGTGGGGCCGGGCCAATGTTTGATTTAGTCAATGAATATGACGCACAAAGAGTTACTAGAGAAATATATGAGGCCGGCGGTATAGTGTCTGCTGATTGTCATGGTCCTGCTGCGCTTTTAAATGTTAAATTATCGAATGGTCAGCGCCTAATTGCTGACAAAGAAGTAACGGGCAAATCTAATATAGAAGAAGGTCGTTGGGCACTCAGTAATTACCCTTTCTTGTTAGAAGATAAACTTACTGAGGTAAGTAAAAAGTACAGTGCAAAGGGAAAAGGGAAGGTTCATGTAGTGGTTGATCAACGCGTTATTACCGGACAAAACCCTGCTTCAGCAGCCCCTATGGCTGAAGCATTGTTATCACAATTGAGCTTGCTGGTTGCAATAATTAAGTAA
- a CDS encoding DeoR/GlpR family DNA-binding transcription regulator yields the protein MSKRNTQQRRHNILSQLTETGEVSVDQLSVQFETSEVTIRKDLSALEKSGLLLRRYGGAVPLPKEITSSEKISKQKVAIAIEAAKHVRDHNRIIIDSGRTTAAIIPELKLKKGLVVMTNSLSIANSLNELENEPTLLMTGGTWDASSEAFQGKVAELVLRSYDFDQLFIGADGIDIDRGTTTFNELIGLSQVMSEVAREVIVVVESEKIGRRIPNLELPWHSIDTLITDDGLSTELQNKIKAQGIQLICAKYN from the coding sequence ATGTCAAAAAGAAACACTCAGCAGCGACGTCACAATATTCTTAGCCAGTTAACCGAAACCGGCGAAGTGAGTGTTGATCAATTGTCAGTTCAATTTGAAACATCTGAAGTGACCATTCGCAAGGACTTATCAGCATTAGAGAAAAGTGGGCTACTCTTACGCCGTTATGGCGGCGCAGTACCTTTACCTAAAGAAATAACGTCTTCTGAAAAAATCTCTAAGCAAAAAGTTGCCATTGCTATAGAAGCAGCAAAGCATGTTCGTGATCACAATCGCATCATTATTGATAGTGGCAGAACAACGGCAGCGATTATCCCTGAGCTCAAATTAAAAAAAGGCCTAGTGGTAATGACAAACTCATTATCAATTGCTAATTCTTTGAATGAATTAGAAAACGAGCCAACTCTATTGATGACCGGTGGCACTTGGGATGCAAGTTCTGAGGCATTTCAAGGAAAAGTGGCTGAATTGGTACTAAGATCATATGACTTTGATCAATTATTTATTGGTGCAGACGGTATCGATATAGATCGTGGCACGACAACATTTAATGAGCTAATTGGTCTCTCACAAGTAATGAGCGAAGTCGCACGCGAGGTAATTGTTGTGGTTGAGTCAGAAAAGATAGGGCGAAGAATTCCAAATTTAGAATTACCATGGCACAGCATAGACACGCTGATCACCGATGATGGTTTATCAACAGAATTACAAAACAAAATTAAAGCACAGGGCATTCAACTGATTTGTGCAAAATATAATTAA
- a CDS encoding winged helix-turn-helix domain-containing protein: MRYLQYNDICIDTNNQLLIKSGVQIPLAPKVYDLLVYFCLNHHRVISKDELMDNVWSGTIVTENAISRTLVKVRKVLDDDPKYPQFIITVPKKGYRMVAEFTAIDDAIQTINNTKETEQLNQHFDNSAISHNHEGNYKATKTNNKSLAIVVGIIFFLVAMIYKAYWYSDNTTALETKQIRPLTREVAEELNPSVSPDLTKLAYTKQHEGKRAYINIENLKSKNKQSISHPRGKLSKPVWSPIEDKIAFLYQHNHVCIIYWSALSDIKNVKSWQAISECGADSSPQFVFSPNGQSFYFNDRQSNTNGYQVFRVDLQTMQKDIVNQPITSGLGNYAFDISPNGERLILLNSEFSPQTRIYTLDIQDSRLTKTVQLPYLMRSVRWAHDNSTIVHPSPHPAYELWQSNLKGENLSILASNTSRVKHVSRINNGKDFSFVSYLLNRDIYYQSRSLIGKTPAVSLDNSSVMDYLPTLANNSDKYAFVSKRSTSAEVYVSNIDTNESQQLTFFKNPVKLYHLAFSPDDNQLAILADNQIFIADTISYEIEKLPLDNIAISGLSWQNKDTLLFSTIKNNDWYFMRYQISTQQLSSLPSGYQGGIYSKVDEHYYAIADKDAQVMKFKNFTEKPEETKLYCSSSFINRKLNLHQSGDSIVCKSSLPEQGLLAYDINTPHQLQNAWFSPLPKSDFDSTGDGIVYTKMSQSVADVMQTSSQ; encoded by the coding sequence TTGCGTTACCTTCAGTACAACGATATTTGTATCGATACCAATAATCAACTACTTATTAAATCAGGCGTTCAAATTCCACTTGCACCTAAAGTTTATGATTTGTTGGTGTATTTTTGTCTAAACCATCATCGCGTCATTAGCAAAGATGAGCTTATGGATAACGTGTGGTCTGGCACTATTGTTACAGAAAATGCCATAAGTCGTACTTTAGTTAAAGTGCGAAAAGTATTAGATGACGACCCTAAGTATCCGCAATTCATCATCACTGTACCCAAAAAAGGCTATCGCATGGTCGCAGAATTTACCGCGATTGATGATGCTATCCAAACGATAAATAACACCAAAGAAACTGAGCAACTTAATCAGCATTTTGACAACTCTGCCATTAGTCATAATCACGAAGGTAACTACAAGGCAACTAAGACGAATAACAAAAGTTTAGCGATTGTTGTTGGAATTATTTTTTTCTTAGTCGCGATGATTTACAAAGCGTATTGGTATAGTGATAACACCACGGCATTAGAGACTAAACAAATTAGACCATTAACGCGAGAGGTTGCAGAGGAACTAAACCCATCGGTATCTCCTGATTTAACAAAACTAGCATATACTAAACAGCACGAAGGGAAACGTGCTTATATCAATATTGAAAACTTAAAATCTAAAAACAAGCAAAGTATCTCCCATCCCAGAGGAAAACTGTCTAAGCCAGTTTGGTCACCTATTGAGGATAAAATAGCCTTTTTATATCAACACAATCACGTTTGCATCATATATTGGTCAGCATTAAGTGACATTAAGAATGTAAAGTCGTGGCAAGCGATTAGTGAATGTGGCGCAGACAGTAGCCCTCAATTTGTATTCTCTCCAAATGGTCAATCTTTCTATTTTAATGATCGCCAATCGAATACAAATGGCTACCAAGTATTTCGAGTTGATTTACAAACGATGCAAAAAGACATTGTAAATCAGCCGATTACTAGTGGGCTTGGTAACTATGCGTTTGATATATCGCCTAATGGTGAACGTTTAATATTGCTTAATAGTGAATTTTCGCCGCAAACACGTATTTACACCCTCGATATTCAAGATTCACGATTAACTAAAACAGTGCAATTACCTTATTTGATGCGTTCGGTTCGCTGGGCTCATGATAATAGTACGATTGTTCATCCATCACCTCACCCTGCGTACGAGTTATGGCAAAGTAACCTTAAAGGTGAAAATTTGTCCATTCTTGCCAGTAATACTTCTCGGGTAAAGCACGTATCTAGAATTAATAATGGTAAAGACTTTTCGTTTGTTTCCTATTTACTCAATAGAGATATTTACTACCAATCACGCTCATTAATAGGAAAAACTCCTGCTGTCAGTTTGGATAATTCATCAGTGATGGACTACTTGCCCACGCTAGCAAATAACAGTGACAAATATGCATTTGTATCTAAGCGATCAACATCTGCTGAAGTTTATGTATCCAATATAGACACTAATGAAAGCCAACAGCTAACTTTTTTTAAGAACCCGGTAAAGCTATATCACCTGGCTTTTTCACCTGATGACAACCAATTAGCTATTTTGGCTGATAATCAAATATTTATTGCAGATACAATCAGTTACGAGATAGAAAAGCTGCCTCTTGATAATATCGCCATCAGTGGATTAAGTTGGCAGAACAAAGATACACTACTATTTTCAACCATTAAAAATAATGACTGGTATTTCATGCGTTATCAAATCAGCACTCAGCAGTTATCATCATTACCGTCTGGTTATCAAGGCGGAATATACTCTAAAGTTGATGAACACTACTATGCTATCGCTGATAAGGATGCACAAGTAATGAAGTTTAAAAACTTTACCGAAAAACCTGAAGAAACTAAATTGTATTGTAGTTCTAGCTTTATCAACCGAAAACTAAATTTACATCAATCAGGTGATTCAATAGTGTGCAAATCCTCTTTGCCCGAACAAGGCTTGCTTGCTTATGACATCAATACGCCACATCAATTGCAAAATGCATGGTTTTCCCCGTTGCCAAAAAGTGATTTTGATAGCACCGGCGACGGTATTGTTTATACTAAAATGAGCCAATCAGTTGCTGATGTAATGCAAACCTCTAGCCAATAA
- a CDS encoding NADP-dependent oxidoreductase — MQHQQAWIINEYAKGDLTGNELSLVKIPQPDLNDGEVLIKTLLLSLDPSNRLWLSEEKDYLPQLQIGDVMRGLVVGRVEESKDDHFKVGDHVFAMLGWQQYAVVSAKQLTAQNAAIKFTPHPEIPLEAYVSALGLTGWTAYVGMHHIGNVNPGSKVLVSGAAGATGLAACQIAKATGCYTVGIAGSEQKCDLLRSKFELDGTIDYRNEQDLSAAMKAQFPNGIDVFFDNVGGEMLDAALENMAMNGVVVVSGSISQYQTLEEKDKVYGLKNTFMLASKRLRMEGFLILDYLEQMDSILPTMEQWLLEGKLQYRNTIVDGLENAQTALPRLFSGKNTGKLVINVAG, encoded by the coding sequence ATGCAACATCAACAAGCGTGGATAATTAATGAGTATGCAAAGGGTGACTTAACCGGTAATGAATTGTCACTTGTTAAAATACCACAGCCAGATTTAAATGACGGTGAAGTATTAATTAAAACCTTATTGTTGAGTTTAGATCCCTCTAACCGTTTATGGCTAAGTGAAGAGAAAGATTATTTACCACAACTACAGATTGGCGACGTAATGCGCGGTTTGGTAGTTGGCAGAGTAGAAGAGTCTAAAGACGATCACTTTAAGGTAGGCGATCATGTTTTCGCCATGCTTGGCTGGCAACAGTACGCTGTAGTTTCTGCTAAGCAATTAACCGCGCAAAATGCGGCTATTAAATTTACTCCACATCCAGAAATACCACTTGAAGCTTATGTTTCTGCTCTAGGGTTAACAGGCTGGACAGCCTATGTTGGCATGCACCATATTGGTAATGTTAACCCCGGTAGTAAAGTGCTTGTTTCTGGGGCCGCTGGTGCGACAGGCCTGGCGGCATGTCAAATTGCTAAAGCAACTGGTTGTTATACGGTTGGTATTGCCGGCTCAGAGCAGAAATGTGATTTACTACGTTCAAAGTTTGAGCTGGATGGCACTATCGATTATCGCAATGAACAAGACTTATCTGCAGCGATGAAAGCCCAGTTTCCGAATGGCATCGATGTGTTTTTCGATAACGTTGGTGGTGAGATGCTTGATGCAGCTCTTGAAAATATGGCAATGAATGGCGTGGTTGTTGTTTCTGGCAGTATTTCTCAATATCAGACCTTGGAAGAAAAAGACAAAGTCTATGGCTTGAAAAATACCTTTATGCTGGCGAGTAAGCGTTTGCGCATGGAAGGTTTTTTAATACTGGATTACTTAGAGCAAATGGACTCGATTTTACCAACCATGGAGCAATGGTTGCTTGAAGGTAAACTACAATATCGAAATACTATTGTCGATGGCTTAGAAAATGCGCAAACGGCATTACCAAGATTATTTTCGGGTAAAAACACCGGCAAACTTGTTATAAATGTTGCTGGTTAA
- the hutG gene encoding N-formylglutamate deformylase, translating to MTHSTYTLITGRIPLLISMPHNGEEIPDDIKAKMTDIGLSVQDTDWYMDKLYDFAVELGAYILMPKYSRYVIDLNRDPAGINLYPGSDTTELCPTTSFESKALYLPGQLPDEAENERRVKLYWQPYHQAISSTLDKIQQQFGKAVMLEAHSIASVVPRFFDGQLPDFNFGTNNGVSCASALVAAIEAVDYSPYSQVTNGRFKGGYITRAYADLERNIHTLQLELSQRTYLNEESLTYNEQQADLVKPKLAMIVDAMAKFALTS from the coding sequence ATGACACATTCTACGTATACCTTAATAACCGGTCGAATCCCGCTATTAATTAGCATGCCGCATAATGGTGAAGAGATCCCGGATGATATTAAAGCTAAGATGACTGACATCGGTTTATCTGTGCAAGATACTGATTGGTACATGGATAAGCTTTATGATTTTGCTGTTGAGCTTGGCGCATATATTTTAATGCCTAAATATAGTCGCTATGTTATTGATTTAAACAGAGATCCTGCCGGCATAAATTTATACCCTGGCAGTGATACTACTGAGCTTTGTCCAACCACAAGTTTTGAGTCCAAAGCGCTATATTTACCCGGTCAACTACCTGACGAAGCTGAAAACGAGCGCCGGGTTAAACTTTATTGGCAGCCATATCATCAAGCCATTTCATCAACTTTAGATAAGATACAACAACAATTTGGTAAAGCCGTAATGCTTGAAGCACATTCAATTGCATCTGTAGTGCCAAGGTTTTTTGATGGACAACTACCGGATTTCAATTTTGGTACCAACAATGGAGTAAGTTGTGCTAGCGCATTAGTTGCAGCAATTGAAGCGGTTGATTACTCACCTTACAGTCAAGTAACTAACGGTCGTTTTAAAGGTGGCTATATCACCAGAGCTTATGCAGATTTAGAGCGTAACATCCATACTTTGCAACTTGAGCTGTCGCAACGAACTTACCTAAACGAAGAATCGTTAACCTATAATGAGCAGCAGGCTGATTTAGTTAAGCCTAAGTTAGCAATGATTGTCGATGCTATGGCAAAGTTTGCCTTAACCAGTTAA
- the glmS gene encoding glutamine--fructose-6-phosphate transaminase (isomerizing), which yields MCGIVGAVAQRDVADILVEGLRRLEYRGYDSAGVAVIGSDNSLQRVRRLGKVQELSNALDETPVHGGTGIAHTRWATHGVPSEANAHPHVSGNNIAVVHNGIIENHQELREQLQALGYVFVSETDTEVIGHLVHHQLKTAQSLLEAVQNASKQFEGAYGTVIMDTNDKDRVVVARSGSPLVIGYGLGENFLASDMMALLPVTRRFAYLEEGDVAEITRFEVNILDKDGNSVEREITEASVSHDAGDKGEYRHFMLKETYEQPTAIRNTLEGRFTDGKINSDAFGPDADKIFKDIEHVQIIACGTSYHSGMVARYWLEEHAGVSCNIEIASEFRYRKSFVPKNAMIVTISQSGETADTLAALRLAKDLGYRASLSICNVPGSSLVRESDLAFMTKAGAEIGVASTKAFTTQLVGLMMMTIAIGQHKCMDDEAQKDIVTSLMSLPNKLEEVLTLASSIEDLAEDFADKHHSLFLGRGDQYPIAMEGALKLKEISYIHAEAYAAGELKHGPLALIDADMPVIVVAPRNDLIEKLKSNVEEVRARGGLMYVFADVDAKFASDDTMKVINVPHCDDVIAPIVYTLPLQLLSYYVAIIKGTDVDQPRNLAKSVTVE from the coding sequence ATGTGTGGAATAGTTGGTGCGGTAGCACAGCGTGATGTAGCAGACATCTTAGTAGAAGGCTTGCGCCGTTTAGAGTATCGAGGCTATGATTCAGCCGGTGTTGCTGTAATTGGCAGCGATAATAGCCTCCAACGAGTACGCCGTTTAGGTAAAGTACAAGAATTATCAAATGCCTTAGATGAAACACCTGTACATGGTGGTACCGGAATCGCTCACACTCGCTGGGCAACGCATGGTGTACCAAGCGAAGCTAACGCTCATCCACATGTTTCAGGAAATAACATAGCCGTAGTACACAATGGTATTATTGAAAACCACCAAGAACTGAGAGAACAATTGCAAGCCTTAGGTTATGTCTTTGTTTCTGAAACTGATACCGAAGTTATTGGTCATTTGGTTCATCACCAATTGAAAACGGCTCAATCATTACTCGAAGCCGTGCAAAACGCCAGCAAGCAATTTGAAGGTGCATACGGCACGGTAATAATGGATACCAATGATAAAGACAGGGTTGTTGTTGCCCGCTCTGGTAGCCCATTGGTTATTGGTTACGGTTTAGGCGAAAACTTTTTAGCCTCAGATATGATGGCCTTATTACCGGTTACTCGTCGCTTTGCCTATTTAGAAGAAGGCGACGTGGCTGAAATCACGCGTTTTGAGGTAAACATATTAGATAAAGATGGTAACAGCGTTGAACGTGAAATTACTGAAGCATCGGTTAGTCATGACGCGGGTGATAAAGGTGAGTATCGCCACTTTATGCTTAAAGAAACTTATGAACAGCCAACCGCTATTCGTAACACTTTAGAAGGCCGTTTCACCGATGGCAAAATTAATAGCGATGCGTTTGGTCCTGATGCAGATAAAATTTTTAAAGACATAGAACATGTGCAGATTATTGCCTGTGGTACGTCTTACCATTCAGGCATGGTTGCCCGCTACTGGTTAGAAGAACACGCCGGCGTATCGTGTAACATTGAAATTGCCAGCGAGTTCAGATATCGCAAATCATTTGTTCCTAAAAACGCCATGATTGTTACTATTTCTCAGTCGGGTGAAACAGCCGATACGTTAGCAGCATTACGTTTAGCTAAAGATCTTGGCTATCGCGCCAGCCTTAGCATATGTAATGTTCCGGGTTCTTCACTGGTGCGTGAATCAGACTTAGCCTTTATGACTAAAGCGGGCGCCGAAATTGGTGTTGCTTCAACGAAAGCTTTTACCACCCAGCTAGTAGGGTTAATGATGATGACTATCGCCATTGGCCAGCACAAATGCATGGATGATGAAGCACAAAAAGACATTGTTACCTCACTAATGAGCTTACCGAATAAGCTTGAAGAAGTACTGACTTTGGCAAGTAGCATTGAAGATTTAGCTGAAGATTTCGCCGACAAACACCATTCATTATTTTTAGGGCGTGGCGATCAATATCCTATCGCCATGGAAGGTGCATTAAAGCTAAAAGAAATTTCATACATTCACGCCGAAGCTTATGCCGCAGGTGAACTAAAACATGGTCCATTGGCCCTTATCGATGCTGACATGCCAGTTATCGTAGTAGCGCCGCGCAATGACTTGATTGAAAAACTAAAATCAAATGTGGAAGAAGTACGTGCCCGTGGTGGTTTAATGTATGTATTTGCCGATGTTGACGCAAAGTTTGCCAGTGACGATACAATGAAGGTCATTAACGTGCCACACTGTGATGATGTTATTGCGCCAATTGTGTATACCCTACCCCTACAATTGTTGTCCTATTATGTAGCCATAATTAAAGGTACGGATGTTGATCAACCGCGCAATTTGGCAAAATCAGTTACGGTTGAATAG